In Chryseobacterium camelliae, one DNA window encodes the following:
- the fabD gene encoding ACP S-malonyltransferase — protein sequence MKALVFPGQGSQFVGMGKELYDSRKDIKDLMESANEILGFDILSIMFNGTDEDLKRTEVTQPSIFIHSVAALKAVNGLGAEMVAGHSLGEFSALVANGVLSFDDGLKLVSERAKAMQEACNANPSSMAAILGLEDAKVEEICSQIEGIVVPANYNCPGQLVISGETSAVEEACEKLKEAGAKRALLLPVNGAFHSPLMQPAQEKLAAAIENTKFRKPTIPVYQNITTTAVTNPEEIKQNLIAQLTGPVKWTQSVQNMIKDGASQFLEVGPGKTLQGLIKKIDSSVNIASAI from the coding sequence ATGAAAGCACTTGTATTTCCTGGGCAGGGTTCTCAATTCGTGGGAATGGGAAAAGAATTATATGATTCTCGAAAAGACATAAAGGATTTGATGGAATCTGCCAATGAAATCTTAGGTTTCGACATTCTTTCGATTATGTTTAACGGAACGGATGAAGATCTTAAAAGAACAGAGGTTACGCAGCCTTCTATTTTTATTCATTCAGTTGCTGCACTTAAAGCAGTCAATGGTTTAGGAGCTGAAATGGTAGCCGGGCACTCTTTAGGAGAGTTCTCTGCATTGGTAGCCAACGGTGTTTTATCTTTTGATGACGGATTGAAGCTGGTGTCTGAAAGAGCAAAGGCAATGCAGGAAGCCTGTAATGCCAATCCGAGTTCCATGGCTGCCATTCTTGGGCTGGAAGACGCCAAAGTGGAGGAGATTTGCAGCCAGATCGAAGGAATTGTGGTTCCGGCAAACTATAACTGTCCCGGACAGCTGGTGATTTCCGGTGAAACTTCAGCAGTAGAAGAAGCTTGTGAGAAACTTAAAGAAGCAGGAGCCAAAAGAGCTTTGCTGTTACCGGTAAACGGGGCATTCCACTCACCGCTCATGCAGCCTGCACAGGAGAAACTGGCAGCTGCGATTGAGAATACAAAATTTAGAAAGCCAACGATTCCGGTGTATCAGAATATCACTACTACAGCAGTAACCAATCCTGAAGAAATCAAACAGAATCTTATTGCACAGCTTACAGGTCCGGTAAAATGGACTCAATCTGTCCAGAATATGATCAAAGACGGTGCCTCTCAATTCCTTGAAGTAGGTCCGGGAAAGACCCTGCAGGGGCTTATTAAAAAAATTGACAGTTCTGTGAACATAGCTTCTGCCATTTAA
- a CDS encoding GYDIA family GHMP kinase: protein MSRIFSPGKLMLTSEYFALDGALVLAVPTKLGQEFFYEETEDHESMVFWEAFHQGRAWLKAAINYKDWRIIETNIPSAAEFVLKTLKNVQKLSSTRFTKDSSCHIKTNLQFPADYGLGSSSTLMNNLAEWAAIDPFQLNTLSLGGSGYDIAVAKEKSAVLYQSVPEIKYDKVKFNPAFSNDLIFIHLNQKQDSREAINLYRSKTKSAELVNEFSDLTKKILLCEELENFSRLMLIHEQKISDFIEIPTVKQRLFSDCPVFVKSLGAWGGDFVMSAKFDGFQDYFWGKGFRSLFNWNDLIGL from the coding sequence ATGAGCAGAATATTTTCACCGGGAAAGCTGATGCTGACTTCAGAATATTTTGCCCTAGACGGAGCTCTTGTCCTGGCCGTACCTACGAAGCTTGGACAAGAGTTTTTTTATGAAGAAACAGAAGACCATGAAAGCATGGTGTTCTGGGAGGCATTTCATCAGGGAAGGGCATGGCTAAAAGCGGCGATCAATTACAAAGACTGGCGTATTATAGAAACAAATATTCCTTCTGCTGCGGAATTCGTCCTGAAAACCCTGAAGAATGTTCAAAAGCTTTCTTCCACTCGATTTACTAAAGATTCTTCCTGTCATATAAAAACTAACCTGCAGTTCCCTGCGGATTATGGCCTGGGCAGCAGCTCAACGTTAATGAACAACCTTGCCGAATGGGCTGCAATAGATCCTTTTCAGTTAAATACCCTAAGCCTTGGCGGTAGCGGTTACGATATTGCCGTGGCCAAAGAGAAATCTGCTGTTCTATACCAAAGCGTTCCCGAGATAAAATATGATAAGGTGAAATTTAATCCTGCCTTTAGTAATGACCTGATTTTTATCCATCTTAATCAGAAACAGGACAGCCGGGAAGCCATCAATTTGTATCGCTCCAAAACTAAGTCTGCAGAACTGGTTAATGAATTTTCAGATTTGACAAAGAAAATTTTGTTATGCGAAGAATTGGAAAATTTTTCCAGGCTAATGTTGATTCATGAGCAAAAAATATCAGATTTCATTGAAATTCCTACAGTTAAACAACGCTTATTCTCTGATTGTCCGGTATTTGTGAAAAGTTTAGGAGCCTGGGGAGGAGATTTTGTCATGAGCGCAAAATTTGATGGCTTTCAGGACTATTTTTGGGGAAAAGGTTTCAGATCTCTTTTTAATTGGAATGATTTAATTGGTTTATAG
- a CDS encoding LysM peptidoglycan-binding domain-containing protein, whose amino-acid sequence MIKRFFILSGLCMVLGLSAQKSHTVVKGDTPYSIAKRYGISVDELLKLNPKHKDGKLAIGDILTVKTDVRAAADKNKPSRGAELGKIILQPKQTIYGLTKQYRISETDLRKLNPDLDSHMKIGEEITLPLESIRKYGNIQQAAPVQKTETPAETDTASADEETYTIQTKDNYYRITKQFNITQQELFALNPGLEEKGLKPGTKIKVRKNTAAETSDTATKAKMDEDNTRSSVESPSETAAADDYVTYTVQHGDTVFSIVNKFGITIDELIALNPELSGGLKSGMVLKIKKQDPAYVKKNGDALSVVLMLPFGYSTNETQYRSMATDFLTGAKLAIERNAASGQKLDIKIVDSGNEASFKNSMTQINPNNTDLIVGPFFKSNVIDVLDFIKNQKIPVVAPFANSPELYNYSNLIIVETNDQTYADKIVDEVKTAYSNQKIYIVADAKKENANYIKSGIEKAVKNATVIIVNSPADIQLDQNMMTGQSAPVIAILANDSDAAGEAFSNRVIALSKEVQGVKAFSMFYHPSFERKVDDLSQAHLVYLMDRKINTEGSFEKEILAAYKAKYCKTPPKYAIIGFDVMNDMLTRENRKGEIFRQMNKVQTQLATKFEFVKSKANGAYVNTGYRVIRLMP is encoded by the coding sequence ATGATTAAAAGGTTTTTTATTCTATCCGGTCTTTGTATGGTTCTAGGCTTGTCTGCCCAGAAATCCCATACGGTGGTAAAAGGAGATACTCCTTACAGCATTGCCAAAAGATACGGCATAAGCGTAGATGAATTATTGAAACTGAACCCTAAGCATAAAGATGGCAAACTGGCTATCGGAGATATTTTAACGGTTAAAACGGATGTTCGTGCAGCAGCGGATAAAAACAAACCTTCCCGCGGAGCAGAACTGGGAAAAATTATCCTGCAACCAAAACAGACCATCTACGGCCTTACAAAACAATACCGTATTTCCGAAACGGACCTTAGAAAACTGAATCCTGATCTTGACTCTCATATGAAAATCGGGGAAGAAATTACACTTCCTTTGGAGAGCATCAGAAAATACGGAAATATCCAGCAGGCAGCTCCGGTACAAAAAACAGAGACACCTGCCGAAACAGATACAGCTTCTGCTGACGAAGAAACCTATACCATCCAGACGAAAGATAATTATTACAGAATAACAAAACAGTTCAATATTACACAGCAGGAATTATTTGCGCTGAATCCGGGACTGGAAGAAAAAGGACTGAAACCTGGTACAAAAATAAAAGTCAGGAAAAATACAGCTGCAGAAACCTCTGATACTGCTACTAAAGCAAAGATGGATGAGGATAATACAAGGTCTTCTGTTGAATCACCGTCAGAAACTGCTGCTGCAGACGATTATGTTACCTATACGGTTCAGCATGGAGATACAGTATTCTCCATTGTAAATAAATTCGGGATCACGATTGATGAACTGATTGCACTTAATCCTGAATTGTCCGGAGGTCTTAAATCCGGCATGGTGCTTAAAATCAAAAAACAGGATCCGGCTTATGTTAAGAAAAATGGAGATGCCCTGAGCGTGGTCCTCATGCTTCCGTTCGGATATAGCACCAATGAGACACAATACAGGAGCATGGCAACAGATTTCCTGACCGGTGCTAAACTGGCGATTGAGAGAAATGCTGCCAGCGGACAAAAACTGGATATAAAAATAGTAGATTCCGGAAACGAAGCGTCATTCAAAAATTCGATGACCCAGATCAATCCCAATAATACAGACCTTATTGTAGGGCCGTTCTTTAAATCCAATGTTATCGATGTCCTGGACTTTATTAAAAACCAGAAGATTCCTGTAGTAGCTCCATTTGCGAACTCTCCGGAACTGTATAATTACAGCAATCTGATCATTGTGGAAACCAATGACCAGACGTATGCCGATAAGATTGTTGATGAAGTAAAGACTGCTTATTCCAATCAGAAAATTTACATTGTAGCGGATGCCAAAAAAGAAAATGCCAATTACATTAAGTCCGGGATTGAAAAAGCAGTTAAGAATGCTACTGTGATCATCGTAAATTCTCCTGCGGATATCCAGCTGGATCAGAATATGATGACAGGACAGTCTGCACCGGTGATTGCCATACTGGCCAATGATAGTGATGCTGCCGGAGAAGCATTCTCCAACAGGGTTATTGCCCTTTCAAAAGAAGTTCAGGGGGTAAAAGCATTCAGTATGTTCTACCATCCGAGTTTCGAAAGGAAAGTGGATGACCTTAGCCAGGCTCATCTGGTATATCTGATGGACAGGAAAATCAACACCGAAGGAAGTTTTGAAAAAGAAATTCTCGCAGCATACAAAGCCAAATACTGCAAGACACCTCCTAAATATGCCATCATCGGGTTTGATGTAATGAATGATATGCTGACCAGGGAAAACCGCAAAGGTGAAATTTTCAGGCAGATGAATAAAGTTCAGACCCAGCTGGCCACAAAATTCGAATTTGTAAAATCCAAAGCGAATGGGGCTTATGTGAATACCGGTTACCGGGTGATCAGGCTGATGCCATAA